In Spinacia oleracea cultivar Varoflay chromosome 5, BTI_SOV_V1, whole genome shotgun sequence, a single window of DNA contains:
- the LOC110796422 gene encoding uncharacterized protein, with the protein MVILPPVRAPRITEFLKPYVLKMHFTNKFVHAQVIHSPTATVAASASSQEKALRPTMGITRDVSAAAKIGKILGERLLVKNIPAVSIFLKREQKYHGKIKAVVDNMREAGVKLL; encoded by the coding sequence ATGGTGATCCTGCCGCCGGTCAGAGCTCCAAGAATCACCGAGTTTCTGAAGCCATATGTGCTAAAAATGCACTTCACAAACAAATTTGTCCATGCTCAAGTCATCCACTCTCCAACAGCCACAGTAGCTGCTTCTGCAAGCTCACAGGAAAAGGCCTTGAGACCGACTATGGGCATCACACGGGATGTGTCAGCTGCTGCAAAAATTGGGAAGATTCTCGGCGAGCGCTTGCTTGTTAAGAACATTCCTGCTGTTTCAATCTTCTTGAAGAGAGAACAGAAATATCATGGTAAGATTAAAGCAGTGGTTGATAATATGAGAGAAGCTGGTGTGAAGTTACTTTAA